A portion of the Salarias fasciatus chromosome 15, fSalaFa1.1, whole genome shotgun sequence genome contains these proteins:
- the LOC115401804 gene encoding corticotropin-releasing factor-binding protein-like — MMSQMRVTERTLRERLFLLLVCLSVLKGDARYIENNEISKDDLYSFFNPEPKREIPEELLYRRPLRCLDMVAVEGQFTFTAERPQLSCAAFFTAEPNEVITVDYDNVDIDCRGGDFITVFDGWVMKGEKFPSSQDHHLPVYERYVDYCDSGSLRKSVRSSQNVAMVFFRIHNAGSSFTLTVRKHINPFPCNVISQSRGSYTMVIPQQHRNCSFSIIYPVEIDVSEFSLGHYNNFPKVSSPGCGESGDFVQLLGGNGIDTSKLYPITDLCITFTGPTHMKIGCENTVVRMVSSGRFVNRVSFSYRLLDSQELQSIKLNNVEDFCFSN, encoded by the exons ATGATGTCACAGATGCGCGTGACGGAGCGCACGCTCCGCGAGcggctcttcctcctgctcgtGTGTCTGTCCGTGCTGAAGGGGGACGCCAGGTACATCGAG aacAACGAGATCTCAAAAGATGATTTATACTCATTTTTCAACCCCGAACCCAAGAGAGAAATACCAGAGGAGCTATTGTATCGCCGACCTTTGC GCTGTCTGGACATGGTCGCAGTGGAGGGTCAGTTCACCTTCACGGCCGAGCGTCCTCAGCTCAGCTGTGCCGCCTTCTTCACGGCAGAGCCCAATGAAGTGATCACGGTGGATTACGACAACGTCGACATcgactgcagaggaggagacttcatCACA GTGTTTGATGGCTGGGTGATGAAGGGAGAGAAGTTCCCCAGCTCCCAGGACCACCATCTGCCCGTGTACGAGCGCTACGTGGATTACTGCGACTCGGGCTCGCTGAGGAAGAGCGTGCGCTCCTCTCAGAACGTGGCCATGGTCTTCTTCCGCATCCACAACGCCGGCAGCAGCTTCACCCTGACAGTCAGGAAGCACATCAACCCCTTCC cctgTAATGTCATCTCACAGTCAAGAGGCAGTTACACAATGGTGATCccacagcagcacagaaacTGCAGCTTCTCCATCATATATCCAGTGGAGATCGACGTCTCAGAGTTCAGCCTGGGACACTACAACAACTTCCCCAAGGTGAGCAGTC CCGGCTGCGGGGAGTCTGGGGACTTCGTGCAGCTCCTGGGAGGAAACGGCATCGACACGTCGAAGCTGTATCCCATCACCGACCTCTGCATCACGTTCACGGGaccca CCCACATGAAGATCGGCTGCGAGAACACGGTGGTGAGGATGGTGTCGAGCGGGAGGTTCGTCAACCGGGTGTCGTTCAGCTACAGGCTACTGGACAGCCaagagctgcagagcatcaAGCTCAACAACGTGGAAGATTTCTGCTTCAGCAACTAA
- the LOC115402174 gene encoding protein S100-A1-like: protein MPSQLEGAMDALITVFYNYSGNDGDKYKLNKGELKQLLNSELTDFLTSQKDPMLVEKIMNDLDSNKDNEVDFNEFVVLVAALTVACNDFFQEQQMRKPSRYVNNNKNYCKSPAEV from the exons ATGCCGAGCCAGCTCGAGGGCGCCATGGACGCGCTGATCACGGTTTTCTACAACTACTCGGGAAACGACGGGGATAAATACAAGCTCAACAAAGgcgagctgaagcagctgctgaacagcGAGCTCACCGACTTCCTCACG TCCCAGAAAGACCCGATGCTTGTGGAGAAAATCATGAACGACCTGGACTCGAACAAAGACAACGAGGTGGACTTCAATGAGTTCGTCGTGCTGGTGGCCGCCCTCACCGTCGCCTGCAACGACTTCTtccaggagcagcagatgaGAAAGCCAAGTAGAtatgtcaacaacaacaaaaactactGTAAATCTCCAGCTGAAGTTTGA
- the LOC115401715 gene encoding LOW QUALITY PROTEIN: cholesterol 25-hydroxylase-like protein 2 (The sequence of the model RefSeq protein was modified relative to this genomic sequence to represent the inferred CDS: inserted 3 bases in 3 codons) — MRTGRLLRSEALSWMSEVDNVTGGQSGDLVLQPIWDYLHQNHHDFLRSPLFPVALSITTYFLLVGLYTVLDLLAPSWPCINRYRLHPDRLVTWPNIWTTLGVTVYNHLLYIFPAAVAQWLWRPPTPLPREAPTLWSFSLGIXGCMVVFDFQYYLWHLLHHRVPWLYRTFHAVHHQYNQPFSLVTQYLSGWELFSVGFWATVDPILLQCHCLTTWAFMVFNVYVSTEDHCGYDFPWSMHNLVPFGLWGGAPKHDAHHQRPGTNFXPFFSHWDWLGGTHSVPTASSHTAXGEPDDMKEGKD, encoded by the exons ATGAGAACAGGCAGATTACTAAGAAGCGAGGCTTTATCCTGGATGTCGGAGGTGGACAACGTGACTGGGGGCCAGTCTGgagacctggtcctgcagcCCATTTGGGACTACCTCCACCAGAACCACCACGACTTCCTGAGGAGCCCCCTCTTCCCCGTGGCGCTCTCCATCACCACCTACTTTCTTCTGGTTGGTCTCTACACCGTGCTGGACCTGCTGGCTCCCTCCTGGCCCTGCATCAACCGGTACCGGCTGCACCCGGACAGGCTCGTCACCTGGCCCAACATCTGGACCACCCTGGGGGTCACGGTCTACAACCACCTGCTCTACATCTTCCCCGCCGCGGTGGCCCAGTGGCTGTGGAGGCCGCCGACCCCGCTGCCCCGGGAGGCGCCCACCCTCTGGAGCTTCTCCCTGGGAA CTGGCTGCATGGTGGTCTTCGACTTCCAGTACTATCTGTGGCACCTGCTGCACCACCGGGTGCCCTGGCTGTACCGCACCTTCCACGCCGTGCACCACCAGTACAACCAGCCGTTCAGCCTGGTCACGCAGTACCTGTCGGGCTGGGAGCTGTTCAGCGTGGGCTTCTGGGCCACGGTGGACCCCATCCTGCTGCAGTGCCACTGCCTCACGACGTGGGCCTTCATGGTCTTCAACGTGTACGTCTCCACCGAGGACCACTGCGGCTACGACTTCCCCTGGTCCATGCACAACCTGGTGCCCTTTGGCCTCTGGGGAGGCGCGCCGAAGCACGACGCCCACCACCAGCGCCCCGGCACTAACT GCCCCTTCTTCTCGCACTGGGACTGGCTGGGGGGCACGCACTCCGTGCCAACCGCCTCCAGCCACACGG GCGGAGAGCCAGACGACATGAAAGAGGGAAAAGACTAA
- the LOC115401871 gene encoding proteinase-activated receptor 2-like, with the protein MLSSFRFTRSRSGTFGVVDPADSGRVIVDEAASQTLKSNLTTVFFPVIYVIVFVVGLPTNGMAIWVFLFRTKKKHPSSIYMANLALADLLFVIWLPLKIAYHLDGNNWTYGEPLCKVLVGFFYGNMYCSVLFIACLSVQRYWVVAHPLSQQRKNNKVAIGVCVAIWAFIWLTTTPLYLYDHTAKLKDPNVTTCHDVSVIHDPLNPFPSVQHPFYYFIFMATVVFLVPCVVIVVSYVLLLRALGNCMVDSTAAKKRQKAVVLIVLVLVTFLVCFVPSNIMLVVHYSLLKDGIANNGYSFYTSTLCLASLNSCLDPFIYYYVSDEFRDVKNTLLCRSSRTVERMRVSFSSMKYSRKSKSYVSESGNTQSSSC; encoded by the exons ATGCTCTCAAGCTTCAGGTTTACGAG GTCAAGGTCGGGGACATTTGGGGTTGTGGACCCTGCAGATTCAGGTCGAGTTATTGTGGATGAAGCGGCCTCACAGACTCTGAAGAGTAACCTGACCACCGTCTTCTTCCCGGTCATCTATGTCATCGTGTTCGTGGTTGGACTTCCGACCAACGGCATGGCCATCTGGGTCTTTCTCTTCAGGACCAAGAAGAAGCACCCATCCTCCATCTACATGGCCAACCTGGCTCTGGCCGACCTGCTTTTTGTCATCTGGCTGCCTCTAAAAATTGCCTACCATTTGGACGGCAACAACTGGACCTATGGCGAGCCCCTGTGCAAGGTGCTGGTGGGCTTCTTCTACGGGAACATGTACTGCTCGGTGCTGTTCATCGCCTGCCTCAGCGTCCAGAGGTACTGGGTGGTGGCTCACCCCCTGTCCCAGCAGAGAAAGAACAACAAAGTTGCCATCGGCGTCTGCGTGGCCATCTGGGCGTTCATCTGGCTCACCACCACCCCTCTGTACCTGTACGACCACACGGCCAAGCTGAAGGACCCCAACGTCACCACGTGCCACGACGTGAGCGTCATCCACGACCCGCTCAACCCGTTTCCCTCCGTCCAGCATCCGTTCTACTACTTCATCTTCATGGCCACGGTGGTCTTCCTCGTCCCCTGCGTAGTCATCGTCGTCTCCTACGTGCTGCTCCTCAGAGCTCTGGGGAACTGCATGGTGGACAGCACGGCGGCGAAGAAACGGCAGAAAGCCGTGGTGTTGATCGTGCTCGTCCTGGTGACCTTCCTGGTGTGCTTCGTCCCCAGCAACATCATGCTGGTGGTGCACTACTCCCTGCTGAAGGACGGCATCGCCAACAACGGGTACAGCTTCTACACCTCCACGCTGTGCCTGGCCAGCCTCAACAGCTGCCTGGACCCCTTCATCTACTACTATGTGTCGGACGAGTTCAGGGACGTGAAGAACACGCTGCTGTGCCGCAGCAGCCGGACGGTGGAGAGGATGAGGGTGTCCTTCAGCTCCATGAAATACTCGAGGAAGAGCAAGTCGTACGTGTCGGAGAGCGGGAACACGCAGAGCAGctcctgctga